A single Bicyclus anynana chromosome 19, ilBicAnyn1.1, whole genome shotgun sequence DNA region contains:
- the LOC112051894 gene encoding uncharacterized protein LOC112051894 yields the protein MLVGEQSPAPRVVAGLLKLRPELTPGPFPTPADPNLRISGVLRQYYNEDTQSWAWVHAAVRGGCLLACRDGTLPRRSAARLPLRHLHLRAAATLPNAFQLSRLRDDASIATFQACNATDYARWVRALCVEILGQTPLPQVRFLDVLPAADTCSKEPKKEPLQETPACPPRPPPRARRRLLAATETQLPRRDHSPVATDEGIVVEDYDYDSSSDRSLDLSLSLDALKTIDVVDAPVRKAEIIKCDNCSKLNSIPPQHHTLPRARANDNEIGRHRYLKRWEGPMGRPDRGRFVEAARRKAASLENRARSCSPNAHEAVSQYVPVRERRALFESLSQSGGSLARSSEQLARPPPAMETTPRRAASLHDLQAPPTRSVSDLRQFFEAVARGAGPCLQRHSAPPNPVPRAFTSLTCA from the exons GAGTGCTCCGCCAGTACTACAATGAGGACACCCAGTCGTGGGCGTGGGTGCACGCGGCGGTACGCGGCGGCTGCCTGCTCGCGTGTCGCGACGGTACGCTGCCCCGCCGCTCCGCTGCTCGCCTGCCGCTGCGTCACCTGCACCTGCGTGCTGCCGCCACGCTGCCCAACGCCTTCCAGCTGTCGCGACTGCGGGACGACGCCTCCATTGCCACGTTCCAG GCTTGCAATGCGACGGATTACGCCCGATGGGTACGAGCACTGTGCGTTGAAATACTTGGGCAGACACCGTTACCACAAGTTAGATTTTTGGACGTGTTACCAGCAGCGGACACGTGTAGTAAGGAACCAAAGAAAGAACCCCTTCAGGAGACGCCTGCCTGTCCTCCTAGACCGCCGCCGAGGGCGCGGAGAAGGCTCCTGGCAGCCACAGAGACGCAGCTACCTCGGCGAGACCACTCCCCTGTCGCTACGGACGAGGGCATCGTAGTAGAAGACTACGATTATGATTCATCGTCCGATCGCAGTCTCGACCTATCCCTTTCTCTCGACGCTCTGAAAACAATAGACGTTGTCGATGCGCCCGTGCGGAAAGCTGAGATCATCAAATGCGACAACTGCAGCAAATTGAACTCGATTCCGCCGCAGCATCACACGTTACCGCGTGCGAGGGCGAACGATAATGAAATAGGTCGACACCGGTATCTGAAAAGATGGGAGGGTCCAATGGGCAGACCGGACAGAGGCAGATTTGTGGAAGCAGCTAGGAGAAAGGCGGCTTCGTTGGAGAATCGGGCGAGGTCGTGTTCGCCGAATGCTCACGAAGCTGTGTCTCAATACGTGCCAGTGCGGGAGAGGCGCGCCTTGTTCGAATCGTTGTCGCAGAGCGGTGGTAGCTTGGCGCGGAGTAGCGAGCAGCTGGCTCGGCCGCCGCCGGCGATGGAGACGACGCCGCGCCGTGCCGCGTCGCTGCACGACCTCCAAGCACCGCCGACGAGGTCAGTGAGCGACTTGCGGCAGTTCTTCGAGGCGGTGGCGCGCGGCGCGGGCCCTTGCCTGCAGCGTCACAGCGCTCCCCCCAACCCTGTGCCGCGCGCCTTCACGTCGCTCACCTGTGCTTGA